Proteins found in one Vallitalea guaymasensis genomic segment:
- a CDS encoding ABC transporter ATP-binding protein, with amino-acid sequence MNKEKILEVKDLEISFRTHAGDVQAVRGISFDLFKGETLAIVGESGSGKSVTVKGVMGLLADNGYYKNGHILFEGHDVTKMKEAQLHSVRGNKMAMIFQDPMTSLDPTMTIGKQIMEVIRLHQKVSKKEAFEKAVKLIDMVGIPEPRSRMKQYPHQFSGGMRQRIVIAIALACEPTILIADEPTTALDVTIQAQILDLVKDLQQKIGASVIFITHDLGVVANVADRVAVMYAGKMVEVGTSDEVFYDPRHPYTWGLIGSMPDLETEGELYAIPGTPPNLIKPPVGDAFAIRNKFAMDVDFEEQPPMFEISKTHKAATWLLHENAPEVTPPDVIIKRRERLKEVNS; translated from the coding sequence ATGAATAAAGAAAAAATATTAGAAGTCAAAGATTTAGAAATCTCTTTCAGAACTCATGCTGGGGATGTGCAGGCTGTAAGAGGAATCTCTTTTGACTTATTCAAAGGTGAAACATTAGCCATAGTAGGAGAATCGGGCTCAGGTAAATCAGTAACAGTTAAAGGTGTAATGGGATTATTAGCAGATAATGGATACTATAAAAATGGTCATATCTTATTTGAAGGTCATGATGTTACTAAAATGAAAGAGGCACAGCTCCATTCTGTAAGAGGGAATAAAATGGCTATGATTTTTCAAGATCCAATGACATCTTTGGATCCAACCATGACAATTGGTAAACAAATTATGGAAGTTATAAGACTTCACCAAAAAGTTTCTAAGAAAGAAGCTTTTGAAAAAGCTGTAAAATTAATTGATATGGTAGGAATTCCAGAGCCAAGATCTAGAATGAAACAATACCCTCATCAATTTTCAGGTGGAATGAGACAGAGAATAGTTATAGCTATTGCATTAGCTTGTGAGCCTACTATCCTAATAGCAGATGAACCTACTACTGCACTTGATGTTACTATTCAAGCTCAGATTTTAGATTTAGTTAAAGATCTACAACAAAAGATTGGTGCTTCAGTTATATTCATAACTCACGATTTAGGTGTAGTAGCAAATGTCGCTGATCGTGTTGCAGTTATGTATGCTGGTAAAATGGTTGAGGTCGGAACAAGTGATGAAGTATTCTATGATCCAAGACATCCATATACATGGGGGTTAATAGGTTCAATGCCTGATCTTGAAACAGAAGGTGAATTATATGCTATACCAGGTACACCTCCTAACTTGATTAAGCCACCTGTAGGTGATGCATTTGCAATAAGAAATAAATTTGCTATGGATGTAGATTTTGAAGAACAGCCACCAATGTTTGAAATATCAAAAACTCATAAAGCTGCTACTTGGCTGTTACATGAGAACGCCCCTGAAGTAACACCACCAGATGTTATTATTAAACGTAGAGAGCGTTTGAAAGAGGTGAATAGCTAA
- a CDS encoding ABC transporter ATP-binding protein — protein sequence MSEKEVLVELQNLKQYFKLGRKSVVKAVDDISFKIYKGETFGLVGESGSGKSTTGRTMIRLYNPTSGKIFMEGDRIDGKVPKKVVANVNRNMQMIFQDPMACLNPRMKVEDIIAEGIDIHKLAKNKEERHQKIVEMLNIVGLNEQHADRYPHEFSGGQRQRIGIARAMAVEPKFIIADEPISALDVSIQAQVVNLMNELKQKRGLTYLFIAHDLSMVKYISDRIAVMYKGKIMELTTSKQLFEKPLHPYTRSLLSAIPLPDPITERTRRRHAYVPEKEHDYSAHQPEWIEVDPGHFIYGNEKEIEKWDALYR from the coding sequence ATGAGTGAAAAGGAAGTATTAGTTGAATTACAAAATTTAAAACAGTATTTTAAGCTTGGTAGAAAAAGTGTTGTTAAAGCTGTTGATGATATTTCATTTAAGATCTATAAAGGTGAAACATTTGGATTAGTTGGAGAATCTGGATCAGGTAAGTCTACAACAGGTAGAACTATGATTAGATTATATAATCCAACAAGTGGAAAGATTTTCATGGAAGGTGACAGAATTGACGGTAAGGTTCCTAAAAAAGTAGTTGCCAATGTTAATAGAAACATGCAAATGATTTTCCAAGACCCAATGGCATGTCTTAACCCACGTATGAAGGTTGAGGACATTATTGCTGAAGGTATAGATATTCATAAATTAGCTAAAAACAAAGAAGAGAGACACCAAAAAATTGTAGAAATGTTAAATATAGTTGGACTCAATGAACAACATGCTGACCGTTATCCTCATGAATTCTCAGGTGGTCAAAGACAAAGAATAGGTATAGCTAGAGCTATGGCTGTTGAACCAAAGTTCATAATAGCTGATGAACCTATATCTGCACTTGACGTTTCAATTCAAGCACAAGTTGTAAACTTGATGAATGAATTAAAACAAAAAAGAGGATTAACATATTTGTTTATTGCCCATGACTTATCAATGGTTAAATATATCAGTGATAGAATAGCAGTTATGTATAAAGGTAAAATAATGGAGCTTACAACAAGTAAACAATTATTTGAGAAACCTTTACATCCATATACAAGATCATTGTTATCAGCTATTCCACTACCAGACCCTATTACTGAGAGAACTAGAAGACGTCATGCTTATGTTCCAGAAAAAGAGCATGATTACTCAGCTCACCAACCAGAATGGATTGAGGTTGACCCAGGTCACTTCATTTATGGTAATGAAAAAGAAATAGAAAAGTGGGACGCACTGTATAGATAG